Proteins found in one Sphingobium sp. V4 genomic segment:
- the fabD gene encoding ACP S-malonyltransferase → MRAFVFPGQGSQSVGMGRVLADASPAARELFQEVDDALSQNLFRLMVEGPESDLTLTENAQPAIMANAIATLRVMQKEAGFSLADKGDYVAGHSLGEYSALCAVDAFDIGTTARLLKLRGQAMQAAVPVGEGAMAALLGADIEKAQALADAAAEGEVCTVANDNDPSQVVISGHRGAIERAVALVKDHGIKRGVLLPVSAPFHCPLMQPAAQAMEEALAKAAISAPLLPVYANVLAAPIADPEEIKMRLVEQVTGRVRWRESVAAMWDAGVTEFVEVGGKVLGPMIKRIAPDATVRSIVTMDDIEAALAAF, encoded by the coding sequence ATGCGGGCATTTGTTTTTCCGGGGCAGGGCAGCCAGTCGGTGGGCATGGGCAGGGTGCTGGCCGACGCCAGCCCGGCGGCAAGGGAGCTGTTTCAGGAGGTCGATGACGCCCTGTCGCAAAATTTGTTCCGCCTCATGGTAGAAGGGCCGGAAAGCGACCTGACCCTGACTGAAAACGCTCAGCCGGCGATCATGGCCAATGCCATCGCGACCTTGCGGGTAATGCAGAAGGAAGCCGGCTTCTCGCTGGCCGACAAGGGCGATTATGTCGCCGGGCACAGTCTGGGCGAATATAGCGCACTCTGCGCTGTCGATGCGTTCGACATCGGCACCACCGCACGCCTTCTGAAACTGCGTGGCCAGGCGATGCAGGCCGCCGTGCCGGTGGGCGAGGGTGCGATGGCGGCGCTGCTCGGTGCCGACATCGAAAAGGCGCAGGCACTGGCCGACGCCGCAGCCGAAGGCGAAGTCTGCACCGTCGCGAATGACAACGATCCCTCGCAGGTCGTGATTTCCGGCCATCGCGGCGCGATTGAGCGCGCGGTAGCGCTGGTCAAGGACCATGGCATCAAGCGCGGCGTCCTGCTGCCGGTGTCCGCGCCCTTCCACTGTCCGCTGATGCAGCCCGCTGCCCAAGCGATGGAGGAGGCTCTGGCCAAGGCCGCCATCAGCGCGCCGCTGTTGCCGGTCTATGCCAACGTCCTCGCCGCGCCGATCGCCGATCCCGAAGAGATCAAGATGCGTCTGGTCGAGCAGGTGACGGGGCGCGTGCGTTGGCGTGAATCGGTCGCGGCGATGTGGGATGCGGGTGTCACCGAATTCGTCGAAGTCGGCGGCAAGGTGCTTGGCCCGATGATCAAGCGCATCGCGCCCGACGCCACCGTCCGCAGCATCGTGACGATGGACGATATCGAGGCCGCGCTGGCGGCGTTCTGA
- the rpsI gene encoding 30S ribosomal protein S9, with protein sequence MSDNRQSLSDLAAIAANAPVAAAPVAVEGEAPAAPVQPSAPLRPQEIDSLGRAYATGRRKDAVARVWVKPGTGKITVNGRDQEVYFARPTLRLVINQPFGVTEREGQYDVIATVKGGGLSGQAGAVKHGIAQALSKYEPALRSAVKAEGFLTRDSRVVERKKYGKAKARRSFQFSKR encoded by the coding sequence ATGTCCGATAACCGCCAGTCTCTGTCCGACCTCGCGGCGATCGCCGCCAACGCTCCCGTCGCCGCTGCGCCGGTCGCCGTCGAAGGCGAAGCGCCCGCCGCTCCGGTTCAGCCCTCGGCGCCGCTGCGTCCGCAGGAAATCGACAGCCTCGGCCGCGCCTACGCCACCGGCCGCCGCAAGGACGCCGTCGCCCGCGTGTGGGTCAAGCCCGGCACCGGCAAGATCACGGTCAATGGCCGCGATCAGGAAGTCTATTTCGCCCGCCCGACTCTGCGTCTGGTCATCAACCAGCCCTTCGGCGTGACCGAGCGTGAAGGCCAGTATGACGTGATCGCCACCGTCAAGGGCGGCGGTCTGTCGGGCCAGGCCGGTGCGGTCAAGCACGGCATCGCCCAGGCTCTGTCGAAGTATGAGCCGGCGCTGCGCAGCGCGGTCAAGGCCGAAGGCTTCCTGACCCGCGACAGCCGCGTCGTCGAGCGTAAGAAGTACGGCAAGGCGAAGGCCCGCCGCAGCTTCCAGTTCTCGAAGCGCTAA
- the fabG gene encoding 3-oxoacyl-[acyl-carrier-protein] reductase gives MFDLTGMTALVTGASGGIGSSIAKALAARGARLALSGSNEDKLKAFAADLGGDHKTIVCNLSDPASVDALVPQAVEALGGKIDILVNNAGITRDNLILRMKDEEWSQVIQVNLEAAFRLVRAAAKPMMKARFGRIISITSVVGVTGNPGQANYCASKAGIIGMSKSLGQELASRGITVNCVAPGFIRSAMTDALNDAQKGAILAKIPAGDLGDGDDIGAAVVYLASREAGYVTGQTLHVNGGMAMI, from the coding sequence ATGTTCGACCTCACAGGAATGACCGCGCTGGTGACCGGCGCCTCGGGTGGCATCGGTTCGTCGATCGCCAAGGCACTTGCAGCGCGCGGCGCGAGGCTCGCCCTGTCGGGCAGCAATGAGGACAAGCTCAAGGCTTTCGCGGCCGATCTGGGCGGCGACCACAAGACGATCGTCTGCAACCTGTCCGACCCGGCCTCGGTCGATGCGCTGGTGCCGCAGGCGGTGGAAGCGCTGGGCGGCAAGATCGACATCCTCGTCAACAATGCCGGCATCACGCGAGACAACCTGATCCTTCGCATGAAGGATGAGGAATGGAGCCAGGTCATCCAGGTCAATCTGGAAGCCGCCTTCCGCCTCGTCCGCGCCGCCGCCAAGCCGATGATGAAGGCGCGTTTCGGCCGCATCATCTCCATCACGTCGGTGGTCGGCGTGACCGGCAATCCCGGCCAGGCCAATTATTGCGCGTCGAAGGCGGGCATCATCGGCATGTCCAAATCGCTGGGCCAGGAACTGGCGAGCCGCGGCATCACCGTCAACTGCGTCGCGCCCGGCTTCATCCGCTCGGCCATGACCGATGCGCTCAATGATGCGCAGAAGGGTGCGATCCTGGCGAAGATCCCGGCCGGCGACCTGGGCGACGGTGACGATATCGGCGCGGCGGTCGTCTATCTGGCGAGCCGCGAGGCCGGCTACGTCACCGGTCAGACGCTTCACGTCAATGGCGGCATGGCGATGATCTGA
- a CDS encoding site-specific DNA-methyltransferase translates to MGVMTRVASPRRKKVIESVEIEADRLLRGDCIAQMASLPDNCIDMIFADPPYNLQLGGDLFRPEGGRVDAVDNDWDKFDTLGAYDRFTKAWMREARRILKPNGTIWVIGSYHNIFRVGAALQDEGFWILNDIIWRKANPMPNFKGTRFTNAHETLIWASQGEDAKYTFNYKAMKTLNDELQMRSDWVLPICSGQERLKRNGTKAHPTQKPESLLYRVMLSCTKPGDVVLDPFFGTGTTGAVAKRLGRKWIGIEREESYIEVALERIADALPLDESALTIMQSAKSQPKVAFGTLVETGYLKPGAILTDAKRRWQAQVRADGSLAVGTDTGSIHKMGATLQGAPSCNGWTFWHYEAESGLKPIDALRQTYLLANEP, encoded by the coding sequence ATGGGTGTCATGACACGCGTCGCATCGCCGCGGCGGAAGAAGGTGATCGAATCGGTCGAGATCGAGGCCGATCGCCTGCTGCGTGGCGACTGCATCGCGCAGATGGCCTCGTTGCCTGACAATTGCATCGACATGATCTTTGCGGACCCGCCCTATAATCTCCAACTAGGTGGCGACCTGTTCCGGCCCGAAGGCGGGCGCGTTGATGCAGTCGACAATGACTGGGACAAGTTCGACACGCTGGGCGCCTATGACCGCTTCACCAAGGCGTGGATGCGGGAGGCACGCCGCATCCTGAAGCCGAACGGCACGATCTGGGTTATTGGCAGCTATCACAATATCTTCCGCGTCGGCGCGGCGTTGCAGGATGAAGGCTTCTGGATCCTCAACGACATCATCTGGCGCAAGGCTAATCCGATGCCCAATTTCAAGGGCACGCGCTTCACCAACGCGCATGAGACGCTGATCTGGGCCAGTCAGGGCGAGGACGCCAAATATACGTTCAACTACAAGGCGATGAAGACGCTAAACGACGAGTTGCAGATGCGCTCCGACTGGGTGCTGCCGATCTGTAGCGGGCAGGAGCGGTTGAAGCGCAACGGCACCAAGGCGCATCCGACCCAGAAGCCGGAATCGCTGCTCTATCGCGTGATGCTGTCCTGCACCAAGCCGGGCGACGTGGTGCTCGATCCCTTCTTCGGCACCGGAACGACCGGCGCGGTCGCCAAGCGCCTCGGCCGCAAGTGGATCGGCATCGAGCGCGAGGAAAGCTATATCGAGGTCGCGCTGGAGCGCATTGCCGACGCGCTGCCGCTGGACGAATCCGCGCTCACCATCATGCAGAGCGCCAAGAGCCAGCCCAAGGTCGCCTTCGGCACCTTGGTCGAGACCGGCTATCTCAAGCCTGGCGCGATCCTGACCGACGCCAAGCGCCGCTGGCAGGCGCAGGTGCGCGCTGACGGATCGCTCGCCGTGGGAACGGACACCGGCTCCATCCACAAGATGGGCGCCACATTGCAGGGTGCGCCCAGCTGCAACGGCTGGACCTTCTGGCATTATGAAGCGGAATCAGGCCTCAAACCCATCGACGCACTGCGCCAGACTTATCTGCTCGCCAACGAACCCTGA
- the rplM gene encoding 50S ribosomal protein L13, translating into MKALMKTTKPATPATVEKKWILIDAEGLVVGRLASTVANILRGKHKTSFTPHVDCGDNVIIINAGKVKFTGRKLTDKVYYKHTGYAGGIKETTPQKILEGRFPERVLEKAVERMIPRGPLGRQQMRNLRIFAGAEHAHEAQNPEVLDFASRNRKNKVGA; encoded by the coding sequence ATGAAGGCGCTGATGAAGACCACCAAGCCGGCAACCCCGGCAACGGTCGAAAAGAAGTGGATCCTGATCGACGCCGAAGGCCTCGTCGTGGGTCGTCTCGCTTCGACCGTAGCGAATATCCTGCGCGGCAAGCACAAGACCAGCTTCACCCCCCACGTCGATTGCGGTGACAATGTCATCATCATCAACGCCGGCAAGGTGAAGTTCACGGGCCGCAAGCTGACCGACAAGGTCTATTACAAGCATACCGGCTATGCCGGCGGCATCAAGGAAACCACTCCCCAGAAGATCCTGGAAGGTCGTTTCCCCGAGCGCGTCCTGGAAAAGGCCGTCGAGCGCATGATCCCCCGTGGTCCGCTGGGCCGCCAGCAGATGCGCAACCTGCGCATCTTCGCCGGCGCCGAGCACGCCCATGAAGCCCAGAACCCCGAAGTGCTCGACTTCGCGTCGCGCAACCGCAAGAACAAGGTGGGTGCATAA
- a CDS encoding metalloregulator ArsR/SmtB family transcription factor, translating into MTEILQDERGSSIDAQFKALSDGTRRALLEYLVREGEQSVHALTAVAGVSQPMVSRHLGKLKRAKLVTARRAGRETYYSARSKGLAPVVQWMAVYGALWSQRFTALEGMEA; encoded by the coding sequence ATGACCGAAATATTGCAAGATGAGCGCGGATCCAGCATCGACGCGCAGTTCAAGGCCTTGTCGGACGGCACGCGCCGCGCCCTGCTGGAATATCTCGTGCGTGAAGGCGAACAAAGCGTCCATGCCCTGACGGCAGTGGCGGGCGTATCCCAACCCATGGTGTCCCGCCACCTGGGCAAGCTCAAGCGAGCGAAGCTCGTGACAGCCCGCCGGGCGGGCCGCGAAACCTATTATTCCGCACGGTCCAAGGGGCTGGCGCCGGTGGTGCAATGGATGGCGGTCTACGGCGCGCTCTGGTCGCAGCGCTTCACCGCTCTGGAGGGAATGGAGGCATAG
- a CDS encoding efflux RND transporter periplasmic adaptor subunit has protein sequence MSNDVTKDQDLDEFLGAKPQKPWRKWAVRGGVAALLLIVILLLAWRFSGDDQPDYATREVRKGDLTVTVSATGNLKPINQVDVGSEQSGKITQVFVDVNDRVTRGQRLAELDTRRLVDTVNQNRAQVASSQASVAQAQAQVALAKATLDRQENVFRLSGGRVPAKTELDSARADYQGAIANLRSAQAQVNVSRAQLSTAQTNLSIAQIVSPVNGVVLSRDIEPGQTVAASLNAPVLFTLAEDLTQMEVEVSVDEADVGQVKEGQTANFAVDAFPGRTFPAKVTRVNVGSNASSSSSSSSSSTTTTSTSGTVVAYTAVLSVDNKDETLRPGMTATADIVTQELNDVLLVPNSALRFKPSSQAQGGGITSVLPGPGRMRRGGANRQVSFGAGSSQTVYVLGEDGKPKAVQVIVGASDGSRTVITGGDLKAGARVITGQLAKGQQAPAEDQNGDTKNRQDARDRQRNPSADGTPASVGKLGNSGDAATAPAAPLQGQAAPSKTRGTGRPSGT, from the coding sequence ATGAGCAATGACGTGACCAAGGATCAGGATCTGGACGAGTTTCTGGGCGCCAAGCCGCAGAAGCCGTGGCGCAAATGGGCAGTCCGGGGCGGCGTCGCCGCGCTGTTGTTGATCGTCATCCTGCTGCTCGCCTGGCGCTTTTCCGGCGACGACCAGCCCGATTATGCGACGCGCGAGGTGCGCAAGGGTGACCTGACCGTCACCGTTTCCGCCACCGGCAACCTCAAGCCGATCAACCAGGTCGATGTCGGTTCCGAACAGTCGGGCAAGATCACGCAGGTGTTCGTCGACGTGAACGACCGGGTCACGCGCGGCCAGCGGCTGGCCGAACTCGACACCCGCCGGCTGGTCGACACGGTGAACCAGAACCGGGCGCAGGTCGCGTCGAGCCAGGCGAGCGTCGCGCAGGCGCAGGCGCAGGTCGCTCTGGCGAAGGCGACGCTCGACCGGCAGGAAAATGTCTTCAGGCTGTCGGGCGGCCGCGTGCCGGCGAAAACCGAACTGGATTCGGCCCGCGCCGACTATCAGGGCGCGATCGCCAATCTGCGATCGGCGCAGGCGCAGGTGAACGTGTCGCGCGCGCAACTGTCGACCGCACAGACCAACCTGTCGATCGCGCAGATCGTGTCGCCCGTAAACGGCGTGGTGCTATCCCGCGACATCGAGCCGGGCCAGACCGTCGCGGCGTCGCTCAACGCACCCGTACTCTTCACACTGGCAGAAGATCTCACCCAGATGGAAGTCGAGGTGTCGGTGGACGAAGCCGATGTCGGACAGGTAAAGGAAGGCCAGACCGCCAATTTCGCCGTCGATGCCTTCCCCGGCCGCACCTTCCCCGCGAAGGTCACACGGGTCAATGTCGGGTCGAATGCATCGAGCAGCAGTTCCTCCTCCTCGTCCAGCACCACCACGACCAGCACCAGCGGCACCGTGGTCGCCTACACGGCCGTGCTGTCGGTCGACAACAAGGACGAAACGCTGCGCCCCGGCATGACCGCGACAGCCGACATCGTGACGCAGGAACTGAATGACGTGCTGCTCGTCCCGAACAGCGCGCTGCGCTTCAAGCCGAGTAGCCAAGCACAAGGCGGCGGCATCACCAGCGTGCTGCCCGGCCCCGGCCGGATGCGACGGGGCGGCGCCAACCGCCAGGTCAGCTTCGGCGCGGGCAGCAGCCAGACTGTCTATGTCTTGGGCGAGGACGGCAAACCCAAGGCGGTACAGGTGATCGTGGGCGCCAGCGACGGATCGCGCACAGTCATCACCGGCGGCGACCTGAAAGCCGGTGCGCGCGTCATCACGGGCCAGCTTGCCAAAGGCCAGCAGGCGCCGGCAGAAGACCAGAATGGCGACACGAAAAACCGTCAGGACGCGCGCGATCGGCAGCGCAACCCTTCGGCGGACGGCACGCCTGCGAGCGTCGGAAAGCTGGGCAATTCGGGCGACGCCGCGACCGCACCGGCCGCGCCGCTACAAGGCCAGGCTGCTCCGTCAAAGACGCGCGGCACCGGCCGTCCGAGCGGAACCTGA
- the folP gene encoding dihydropteroate synthase: MTLSTIPADARLYLKPTWYVPTPIGLNDGAAARMGNGLIWFQAYELTALRGAQRIARVTIPVADFADAIIALPDRLAQRAQALAANVSAQRPPLALGDRTIRFDAPQVMAILNITPDSFSDGGKHMADPQGAADAGFAMAAAGAALIDIGGESTRPKAPLLWEGDEIARIVPVVERLAASGVAMSIDTRKAAVMEAALAAGAHVINDVSALLHDPRAMEVAVAAGCPVILMHAPSAGDDPHDNPAGYGDVVADVYDYLEARIAACLDAGIPREKIMVDPGLGFGKSLTDNLALVNGLATFQALGVPLLFAGSRKRLIGALSNEAPAPERLGGSVALAFRAAQLGAQMVRVHDVKESVQALHLWRGLADAGLSVI, translated from the coding sequence ATGACCCTTTCGACCATCCCCGCCGATGCGCGCCTCTATCTCAAGCCGACCTGGTATGTGCCGACCCCGATCGGCCTGAACGATGGCGCGGCGGCGCGGATGGGCAATGGGCTGATCTGGTTCCAGGCCTATGAACTGACTGCGCTCCGTGGCGCGCAGCGTATCGCGCGGGTTACGATTCCGGTCGCCGACTTTGCCGATGCGATCATCGCCTTGCCAGACAGGCTGGCCCAGCGCGCGCAGGCGCTCGCCGCCAATGTCTCCGCCCAGCGCCCGCCGCTCGCCCTTGGCGATCGCACGATCCGCTTCGACGCGCCGCAGGTGATGGCGATCCTCAACATCACGCCTGACAGCTTTTCCGACGGCGGCAAGCATATGGCCGATCCGCAAGGCGCCGCGGATGCCGGCTTCGCCATGGCGGCGGCCGGTGCGGCGCTGATCGACATCGGCGGCGAATCCACCCGGCCCAAGGCGCCTCTCCTCTGGGAAGGGGACGAGATTGCCCGCATCGTGCCGGTGGTGGAGCGGCTCGCTGCTTCCGGCGTCGCCATGTCGATCGACACGCGCAAGGCTGCGGTGATGGAGGCGGCTCTGGCCGCCGGCGCGCATGTCATCAACGATGTGAGCGCGCTGCTGCATGATCCCCGCGCCATGGAAGTGGCTGTCGCGGCGGGTTGCCCGGTGATCCTGATGCACGCTCCCTCGGCCGGTGACGACCCGCACGACAATCCTGCCGGCTATGGCGATGTCGTCGCCGACGTCTACGACTATCTGGAGGCGCGGATCGCCGCCTGCCTCGACGCAGGCATCCCGCGCGAAAAGATCATGGTCGATCCAGGCCTCGGCTTCGGCAAGAGCCTGACCGACAATCTGGCGCTGGTGAACGGGCTCGCGACCTTCCAGGCGCTGGGCGTGCCCTTGCTGTTCGCGGGTAGTCGCAAACGGCTCATCGGTGCGCTCTCCAACGAAGCGCCTGCGCCTGAACGGCTGGGTGGATCGGTGGCGCTCGCCTTCCGCGCGGCCCAGCTTGGAGCGCAGATGGTGCGCGTCCATGACGTTAAGGAGAGCGTGCAGGCGCTGCACCTCTGGCGCGGTCTGGCGGATGCGGGATTGAGTGTGATTTAG
- a CDS encoding CsbD family protein encodes MGELTDKVKAAGNKAAGSVKEAVGRNNNDPNLEAEGKAQKAKGTAQDIAGSVKGALGDKI; translated from the coding sequence ATGGGTGAACTGACCGACAAGGTGAAGGCGGCGGGCAACAAGGCTGCGGGCAGCGTCAAGGAAGCCGTGGGCCGCAATAACAACGACCCGAATCTGGAAGCCGAAGGAAAGGCGCAGAAGGCCAAGGGCACGGCGCAGGACATTGCCGGTTCGGTCAAGGGCGCACTCGGCGACAAGATCTGA
- a CDS encoding efflux transporter outer membrane subunit: protein MTECKEKVRYRITWISGTALMLSACAAGPDYRAPQTAALGVPAAYSQGDGAALNDADLARWWTRLNDPTLSSLIDRAITGNLDIVQAQARLRQARENLRQANASFLPQVSGSASGGKNYRSQAGGTRTDSSGNVISLGSSNWSSSYSVGANASWQIDLFGELSRTAEAARADLSASGYDLAAVRMTIISELVTNYVQVRLAQEQLKVARETQAIQQNNYSIANWRLQAGLVSSLDEQQARAQLAQTSASIPQLEASLTSSLNRIAVLTGQAPGEATRALQAPAPIPIASTDIATGIPADTLRQRPDVRGAERALAAATAQIGVAQAQLYPSLGISGNIGTTSNAFSDLFSLITGGVFANVAQTIFDGGRLASQVRSQKAATDAAFAAYKQSVLTALEDVENAMASLSSARARKTAFATALEASNNAAILARSQYQAGLTDFQTLLTSESTLLNARNSLASAQSDEILAIAQLYNALGGGWQSMENRPNEQ from the coding sequence ATGACGGAGTGCAAGGAAAAGGTGCGATATCGCATAACCTGGATCAGCGGGACGGCCCTGATGCTGTCCGCCTGCGCCGCCGGACCCGATTATCGCGCTCCGCAGACGGCCGCGCTGGGGGTGCCCGCCGCCTATAGCCAAGGCGATGGCGCGGCGTTGAACGACGCAGATCTCGCCCGATGGTGGACGCGCCTGAATGATCCTACGCTCAGCAGCCTGATCGACCGCGCGATCACCGGCAATCTGGATATAGTGCAGGCGCAGGCGCGCCTCCGCCAAGCGCGCGAAAACCTGCGCCAGGCCAATGCCAGCTTCCTGCCACAGGTCAGCGGATCAGCCAGCGGCGGCAAGAATTATCGCAGCCAGGCTGGCGGCACGCGTACCGACAGCAGTGGCAACGTCATCAGCCTGGGTTCCAGCAACTGGTCCAGCAGCTATTCGGTCGGCGCCAATGCCAGCTGGCAGATCGATCTGTTCGGCGAACTGTCTCGCACGGCGGAGGCGGCGCGCGCCGACCTCAGCGCGTCGGGCTACGACCTGGCCGCCGTGCGGATGACGATCATATCCGAACTCGTCACCAATTATGTGCAGGTGCGGCTCGCGCAGGAGCAGTTGAAGGTCGCGCGGGAGACGCAGGCGATCCAGCAGAATAATTACAGCATCGCCAACTGGCGGTTACAAGCCGGCCTCGTCTCCTCACTGGACGAGCAGCAGGCCAGGGCGCAACTGGCCCAGACCAGCGCCAGCATCCCGCAACTGGAAGCGAGCCTGACGAGCAGCCTCAACCGCATCGCCGTGCTGACCGGCCAAGCGCCGGGCGAAGCGACCCGCGCGCTGCAAGCCCCTGCCCCGATCCCCATCGCGTCGACCGACATCGCGACCGGCATACCCGCCGACACGCTACGCCAGCGGCCGGACGTGCGCGGGGCCGAGCGCGCGCTGGCCGCCGCGACCGCGCAGATCGGCGTGGCGCAGGCGCAGCTGTACCCGTCGCTCGGCATCAGCGGCAACATCGGCACCACGTCCAACGCTTTCAGCGACCTGTTCAGCCTGATTACCGGCGGCGTCTTCGCCAACGTGGCGCAGACCATATTTGATGGCGGCCGCCTCGCTTCGCAGGTCCGCTCGCAAAAGGCGGCGACCGACGCCGCCTTCGCCGCCTACAAGCAAAGCGTCCTCACTGCGCTGGAGGATGTCGAGAATGCCATGGCTTCCCTGTCGAGCGCCCGCGCGCGCAAGACCGCCTTTGCCACCGCCCTCGAAGCTTCGAACAATGCCGCAATCCTGGCGCGCAGCCAGTATCAGGCCGGGCTGACCGACTTCCAGACGCTGTTGACCAGCGAATCCACCCTTTTGAACGCGCGCAACAGCCTTGCTTCCGCGCAATCCGATGAGATCCTCGCCATCGCCCAGCTCTACAACGCGCTGGGCGGCGGCTGGCAGAGCATGGAAAACCGCCCCAATGAGCAATGA